One Vallitalea pronyensis genomic region harbors:
- a CDS encoding helix-turn-helix domain-containing protein, with amino-acid sequence MAYIESLGKPVRSVIRNIERHAYHWDEAITIIKVLKGIIRIKIRGKEYRLVKEDFVIINIGEVHHIEAVSKPNLVSVTSMDASYCQQVIHDCDVILIQCNSAKYRDQFPSKYEKVNMYIDELLYHMARSNNDINKEIHVCIIRLLEYLVDYFDFISMGIHPKKFSERIIKRNRMIYRDVFLGDSPQKKLSLKEIAQHFDVSYMHLRKDVIERYGCGYKALKFNAMMESAVKLLMTTDYTITHIGYVTGFSDPKYLIKYFKEYYQCTPSAFRRTYGKGKNRCIHYEEYPLHAHYIKKE; translated from the coding sequence ATGGCATATATAGAATCTTTAGGGAAACCAGTTCGATCCGTCATAAGAAACATAGAACGACACGCTTATCATTGGGACGAGGCCATAACAATCATAAAAGTGCTAAAAGGTATCATCCGTATTAAAATAAGGGGGAAAGAATATAGATTAGTCAAAGAAGATTTTGTCATTATTAATATCGGTGAAGTGCATCATATTGAAGCTGTTTCAAAACCAAATCTGGTTTCAGTTACGTCTATGGATGCCTCCTATTGTCAACAGGTTATTCATGATTGTGATGTGATTCTCATTCAATGCAATTCTGCGAAATACAGAGATCAATTTCCATCTAAATATGAAAAAGTCAATATGTATATTGATGAACTCTTATATCATATGGCACGATCCAACAATGATATCAATAAAGAAATCCATGTGTGTATCATACGTTTGCTGGAATATCTTGTTGATTATTTTGATTTTATTAGTATGGGTATACACCCTAAGAAGTTCAGCGAACGGATTATTAAACGTAATCGAATGATTTATAGAGATGTTTTCCTAGGGGATTCACCTCAAAAAAAACTATCCCTAAAAGAAATTGCACAACATTTCGATGTCAGTTATATGCATTTAAGAAAAGATGTCATTGAACGTTATGGTTGTGGCTATAAGGCTCTAAAATTTAATGCCATGATGGAAAGTGCAGTAAAACTGTTAATGACGACGGATTATACAATAACCCATATAGGTTATGTCACTGGTTTTTCTGATCCTAAATACCTAATAAAATACTTTAAAGAATACTATCAATGCACCCCATCAGCATTTCGCCGAACTTACGGCAAAGGTAAAAATAGGTGCATTCATTATGAAGAATACCCACTACATGCACATTATATCAAAAAGGAATAA
- a CDS encoding methyl-accepting chemotaxis protein, giving the protein MKLKTRLIFLNLGITTLIIGIIISILLVNTYSDVQEKNKNNIRLQTANIANEMEAILDDATHDAKGIADLLKNMKRGGATDRQMVNTILKEALEENENYLYTWVVFEPNAFDGQDASSRNKPGSDGTGRFLPAWGRSGNELILEPLPDVEEQVYYKEPKALKSSYITEPATYELNGEEVTTITFCEPIIIDDKFYGVAGVDISLKKLTDINKSVHLFDNGFGRLVNNKGIVLAHQDETRVNKMGSEIKNDQRVNYLERIEKGQQFEEIAWSESLGKDAYKFFTPIQFENSSLKWTYTIIVPVNELMAKTNRLFVILVIIAIIGTLLIGISLYYNSRYAVSAVVTLSNMIVKLSTYDLTTDDNKKIKKLGGHRDEIGQMTKATVTMQNNFINLIKHVQDVIGQVSASSQQLNATTQQAANSSEEVARTITELASGAMDQARETEIGSGKIGELGELIKDNQEQMKNVNDTTNDAIKLIDEGLLVIEDLTAKTKDSGEAAKDIFAMIKKTDESSAKIGQASQVIASIAEQTNLLALNAAIEAARAGEAGKGFAVVADEIRLLAEQSTSSTKDIDDVVTELKTNSNHAVMRMKEVSEIVQKQVESVDVTDNKYRDIAKSIKHAEHAIGIMNTSVADMELKKSNILDIIQSLSAIAEENAAGSEEASASTQEQSATIQQIADASDYLSQQAQSLQEAISKFKIK; this is encoded by the coding sequence TTGAAACTTAAGACACGTTTGATTTTTTTGAACTTAGGTATAACAACACTCATAATAGGGATTATTATCAGTATTTTATTGGTTAACACTTATTCCGATGTCCAAGAGAAAAATAAAAACAACATTCGCTTGCAGACAGCCAACATTGCTAATGAAATGGAAGCTATTCTGGACGATGCTACTCATGATGCTAAAGGTATCGCTGACTTATTAAAAAACATGAAACGTGGTGGAGCAACTGATCGTCAGATGGTGAATACGATTTTAAAAGAGGCATTAGAAGAAAATGAGAATTATCTCTACACATGGGTGGTTTTTGAACCTAACGCTTTTGATGGACAAGATGCCAGCTCTCGAAATAAACCTGGTAGTGATGGGACAGGAAGATTTTTACCAGCATGGGGAAGAAGTGGGAATGAGCTTATCCTTGAACCATTACCTGATGTGGAAGAACAAGTGTATTATAAGGAACCTAAAGCGTTAAAGAGCAGCTACATAACTGAACCTGCAACCTATGAATTAAATGGGGAAGAGGTTACAACCATTACCTTTTGTGAACCCATTATTATTGATGATAAATTCTATGGTGTAGCAGGGGTGGATATATCCCTTAAGAAGCTTACAGATATCAACAAAAGTGTCCATTTATTTGATAATGGTTTTGGCCGTTTAGTCAATAACAAGGGCATTGTACTAGCCCACCAAGACGAAACACGCGTGAATAAGATGGGCAGTGAAATTAAAAATGATCAACGTGTTAATTATCTTGAACGTATTGAAAAAGGACAGCAGTTTGAAGAAATTGCTTGGTCAGAGAGTTTAGGAAAAGATGCTTATAAATTCTTTACACCTATCCAGTTTGAAAACAGTTCACTAAAATGGACATACACCATCATCGTACCTGTCAATGAGCTTATGGCGAAAACAAACCGTTTATTCGTTATATTAGTTATCATTGCCATAATAGGTACTTTGCTCATAGGCATCAGTTTATATTATAATAGTCGATATGCTGTATCGGCAGTTGTCACCTTATCCAATATGATTGTAAAATTATCTACATATGATTTAACAACGGATGACAATAAAAAGATTAAGAAATTAGGGGGACACCGTGACGAGATTGGTCAAATGACGAAAGCGACTGTCACCATGCAGAATAATTTTATTAATCTTATAAAACATGTACAAGATGTCATCGGTCAAGTATCTGCTTCATCACAACAATTAAACGCCACAACCCAACAGGCTGCCAATAGTTCAGAAGAAGTGGCAAGAACCATTACAGAACTAGCCAGTGGCGCTATGGACCAAGCCAGAGAGACTGAAATTGGTTCCGGTAAGATTGGTGAATTAGGAGAACTCATCAAAGATAATCAAGAACAGATGAAAAACGTTAACGATACAACCAATGATGCCATTAAGCTAATAGATGAAGGTCTACTGGTCATTGAAGACCTAACGGCAAAAACAAAAGATAGCGGCGAGGCAGCAAAAGATATCTTTGCCATGATTAAGAAAACAGATGAAAGTTCAGCTAAAATAGGGCAAGCCAGTCAAGTCATTGCTTCTATTGCCGAGCAAACCAATCTTTTGGCTTTAAATGCAGCCATAGAAGCGGCACGTGCAGGAGAAGCAGGAAAAGGATTCGCTGTGGTAGCTGATGAAATTAGACTGTTAGCGGAGCAATCAACCAGCTCCACAAAAGATATTGATGATGTGGTTACAGAACTAAAAACCAACTCAAATCATGCGGTCATGCGCATGAAAGAAGTTAGCGAGATTGTACAGAAACAAGTAGAAAGTGTAGACGTTACAGATAATAAATACCGTGATATAGCTAAATCCATCAAACATGCAGAGCATGCCATTGGTATAATGAATACCTCTGTAGCAGATATGGAATTAAAAAAATCCAATATCCTTGATATTATACAGTCCCTATCAGCCATAGCAGAAGAAAATGCGGCAGGGTCCGAAGAAGCATCTGCATCAACCCAAGAGCAATCTGCTACCATTCAACAAATAGCTGATGCTAGTGATTATTTATCTCAACAAGCTCAATCTCTGCAAGAAGCCATATCTAAATTTAAAATCAAATAG
- a CDS encoding ABC transporter ATP-binding protein yields the protein MLLEAKKLCKGYLSKKAIKDVSMALETGKIYGFLGPNGSGKTTFMKMAAGLLHPTSGELRIDGQLIGIETKKLAAYMSTDNFIYPYMKIKTVRAYFTDFFEDFDGNRFDELLKYMQLEPHLKVSSLSSGMAAKLKIAVTLARKAKLFMLDEPLNGIDLVAREKILNAIVQCANEGNTILISSHLVDEMEKILDNVILLKDGEIVLTGEAEKVREEQGKSIVELYKEVYA from the coding sequence ATGTTACTTGAAGCAAAAAAACTATGTAAAGGTTACTTATCAAAAAAAGCAATAAAGGATGTTTCCATGGCACTTGAAACAGGAAAAATATACGGTTTTCTAGGTCCTAATGGAAGTGGTAAAACAACATTTATGAAAATGGCTGCTGGGCTATTACATCCAACTTCTGGTGAACTTCGCATTGATGGTCAGCTTATTGGCATTGAAACGAAGAAATTAGCTGCCTACATGTCCACTGATAATTTTATCTATCCCTATATGAAGATTAAAACTGTTCGCGCTTATTTTACCGATTTCTTTGAGGATTTTGATGGAAATCGATTTGATGAATTGCTGAAGTATATGCAATTGGAACCACACCTTAAAGTATCATCACTCTCATCTGGTATGGCTGCTAAGTTAAAAATCGCTGTAACACTTGCTAGAAAAGCCAAGCTGTTTATGTTAGATGAACCGCTTAATGGTATTGATTTGGTTGCTAGGGAGAAGATTCTTAATGCCATTGTACAATGTGCTAATGAGGGTAACACCATCCTTATTTCAAGTCATCTTGTGGATGAAATGGAAAAAATCTTAGACAATGTTATTCTTCTAAAAGATGGCGAAATTGTTCTCACAGGTGAGGCCGAAAAAGTTCGAGAAGAGCAAGGCAAATCCATTGTGGAACTGTATAAGGAGGTATATGCATAA
- a CDS encoding GntR family transcriptional regulator has product MEFDNSVPIYIQIIQLIKKDIITGKLKPGEKLPSTRELALKYSINPNTSGRIYKEMEREGITYSKRGLGTFVTKSTEKIQVIRNEIADELIHHFIEGMTELGYTKAMLIDIILKESEGQ; this is encoded by the coding sequence GTGGAATTTGATAACAGCGTTCCGATCTATATTCAAATTATACAATTGATTAAGAAAGACATCATTACGGGTAAACTTAAACCAGGAGAAAAATTACCTTCTACACGAGAATTAGCACTAAAATATAGTATAAATCCTAATACTTCTGGAAGAATCTATAAGGAAATGGAAAGAGAAGGTATCACGTATAGTAAAAGAGGTTTAGGAACTTTTGTTACTAAGTCTACTGAGAAGATTCAAGTCATTCGTAATGAAATCGCTGATGAACTTATTCATCATTTTATTGAAGGCATGACCGAATTAGGTTACACTAAGGCTATGCTCATTGATATTATTTTAAAGGAAAGTGAGGGGCAATAA